The following coding sequences lie in one Clupea harengus chromosome 23, Ch_v2.0.2, whole genome shotgun sequence genomic window:
- the LOC105888787 gene encoding muscarinic acetylcholine receptor M3, with the protein MVSFKLNKALQTVNNYYLLSLACADLTIGTLSMNLYTTYLIMDTWALGNWACDLWLAIDYVASNASVMNLLVISFDRYFSVMQPLTYRAKRTTKRAITMICSAWSISFVLWAPAILFWQFIVGERTVPPGECYIQFLSEPIITFCTAIAAFYLPVSIMTFLFWKIYQQTQNRSKDLAGMSAGNKKKPEPVPQTGSSKNSNTDLNQPAQNSPGKKPRGWRRFLSLGRGEKACSGEEPENTSGEGKNNNDTEACIDQSASDDDKMAKPAASKAKTPISKPKKQANENKAAQTLSAILCVFIITWTPYNVMVLVSTFCDDCIPETLWALGYWLCYVNSTINPMCYALCNKNFRDTFKLLLLCQWDSKKQNKPQFQQRQAGQRNK; encoded by the coding sequence ATGGTGTCGTTCAAACTTAACAAAGCACTCCAGACAGTGAACAACTACTACCTGCTCAGCCTTGCATGTGCTGACCTGACTATTGGCACCCTGTCTATGAACTTGTACACCACATACCTTATTATGGACACTTGGGCTTTGGGAAACTGGGCATGTGACTTATGGCTGGCTATTGACTATGTGGCCAGCAATGCTTCAGTTATGAACCTCCTGGTCATCAGTTTTGATAGATACTTCTCTGTCATGCAGCCCCTGACGTATCGAGCTAAAAGAACAACCAAAAGAGCCATCACCATGATCTGCTCGGCTTGGAGCATCTCCTTTGTGCTCTGGGCACCTGCCATCCTGTTCTGGCAGTTCATCGTTGGGGAACGTACTGTGCCACCTGGGGAGTGCTATATCCAGTTCCTATCTGAGCCCATCATCACATTCTGCACGGCCATTGCAGCTTTCTATCTGCCCGTCAGTATCATGACATTTCTCTTTTGGAAGATCTACCAGCAGACACAGAATCGTTCCAAAGACCTTGCTGGCATGAGCGCTGGCAACAAAAAGAAACCTGAACCTGTGCCCCAGACAGGAAGTTCCAAGAACAGCAACACTGATCTGAACCAGCCAGCACAGAACAGTCCTGGGAAGAAGCCCAGGGGCTGGAGACGGTTCCTATCCttagggaggggagagaaggcctGCAGTGGAGAGGAGCCAGAGAACACCAGTGGTGAAGGCAAGAACAATAATGATACTGAGGCATGTATTGACCAATCAGCGTCTGATGATGACAAGATGGCCAAGCCCGCTGCCTCTAAAGCCAAAACACCCATCAGCAAACCTAAAAAGCAGGCCAATGAGAATAAGGCTGCTCAGACACTGAGTGCCATCTTGTGTGTCTTCATCATTACATGGACCCCTTATAATGTCATGGTCCTGGTGAGCACATTCTGTGATGACTGTATTCCTGAGACTCTTTGGGCTCTGGGTTACTGGCTTTGTTACGTCAACAGCACCATCAACCCTATGTGCTACGCCCTCTGCAACAAGAACTTCCGTGACACATTCAAACTGCTCCTACTCTGTCAGTGGGACAGCAAGAAGCAGAATAAGCCACAGTTTCAACAAAGGCAGGCAGGCCAGCGTAACAAATAG